A DNA window from Arachis duranensis cultivar V14167 chromosome 3, aradu.V14167.gnm2.J7QH, whole genome shotgun sequence contains the following coding sequences:
- the LOC107480654 gene encoding uncharacterized protein LOC107480654: MGCCVSSNNKLSTRKGHADAAPVVAEPPKPEPEEETVKQVLSSETPTCNNNNNHPTQPQNKEYEIKKASPLLVKKAEHQEEEEEEENSQGKVSQEVCSLMSQSDTISMSTTTTISELIREEQTRKRVIRSPNKLQKNRSFSRADVTAKTRDAKLHASNNNNASARLHVQCRDQAARNQPRRRDLGETSFRRSRSLAMSVASDSAAKPVMGRCPSARRTNRTPLTAAGTVTSEKNSCRKTEVPARERKGAGFASETLENPLVSLECFIFL, encoded by the coding sequence ATGGGTTGCTGTGTCAGCAGTAACAACAAACTTTCAACAAGAAAAGGCCATGCAGATGCAGCACCGGTGGTTGCTGAGCCACCAAAACCTGAACCAGAGGAAGAAACTGTTAAGCAAGTCCTCTCATCAGAAACCCCCACatgtaacaacaacaacaaccacccAACACAACCACAAAACAAGGAATATGAGATCAAGAAGGCATCACCATTACTCGTTAAGAAAGCAGaacatcaagaagaagaagaagaagaagaaaactcgCAGGGGAAGGTCTCACAAGAAGTTTGCAGCTTGATGAGTCAGAGTGACACCATCTCCATGTCCACAACCACAACCATATCCGAACTCATCAGAGAAGAACAAACACGCAAAAGGGTCATCAGATCTCCCAACAAACTCCAAAAAAATCGTTCCTTTTCCCGCGCTGACGTCACTGCCAAGACAAGAGACGCAAAGCTTCATGCCTCCAACAACAATAACGCTTCGGCCAGGCTGCATGTTCAGTGCAGGGACCAAGCGGCAAGGAACCAGCCTCGCCGGCGAGACCTCGGCGAAACCTCTTTCCGGCGGTCAAGGTCGCTGGCGATGAGTGTCGCATCCGACAGTGCAGCAAAGCCCGTGATGGGTCGGTGCCCGTCTGCGAGAAGAACAAATAGGACACCTTTGACGGCTGCCGGAACCGTCACGTCGGAGAAGAACAGTTGCCGGAAAACGGAGGTTCCGGCGAGGGAGCGAAAAGGAGCAGGTTTTGCTAGTGAGACACTGGAGAATCCACTTGTGTCATTGGAATGCTTCATATTCTTATAA
- the LOC107480655 gene encoding uncharacterized protein LOC107480655, whose product MVVEENNSNNNNGGWAPIGSPMNVNVQSRDDSHWTNFESSVNAVSFGFVATAILISMFLLMAIFERFLRPNNSDEFSPSARRTSTDVESQMAFPGKLGHPSPKMSVYASGVSVLMPGDEIPTFIAHPAPPPCCPERISFPSHHHHQHHNTFNI is encoded by the exons ATGGTGGTTGAAGagaacaacagcaacaacaacaatggtggGTGGGCACCAATAGGGTCTCCAATGAATGTGAATGTGCAGAGCAGAGATGACTCCCATTGGACCAACTTTGAGAGTTCAGTCAACGCTGTCTCCTTTGGCTTTGTGGCCACTGCCATACTCATCTCCATGTTCCTTCTCATGGCCATCTTTGAGAGGTTCCTTAGACCCAACAACTCCGATGAATTCTCCCCCTCTGCTCGCCGGACTTCCACTGATGTTGAGTCCCAGATGGCCTTTCCCGGCAAGCTTGGCCACCCTTCACCCAAA ATGAGTGTATATGCAAGTGGAGTTTCAGTTCTTATGCCAGGTGATGAGATTCCAACATTTATAGCACACCCTGCACCTCCACCATGTTGCCCTGAACGAATTTCATTcccttctcatcatcatcatcagcacCATAACACTTTCAACATTTAG